AATTCACCCCTTTGAAATGTTTTCATGTCGATAAAAACAGATTACAAAAGGGTGAATTTTATTAAAGTTTACTGATTATTTTTTCGCAGCCCAGAAAATAGCATTTTGGAATAGCGTGGTATATGCTTTATTCTCAAACAAATCCGGCGAATGTCCCATGAAAATGTAAACGTTTTTCGCTGCAATTTTCGGGTTTGTCCAGACTACCGGATGATCACCCATTTTAACTTTTGTCGAATCAGGGATGTAAGTCGATTCATCCACACTGGCAATGACATGAACGTTTGGTCTAGGGCTTTTATCGTAAGTATACCACTCTTCCGTTTTGACAACAAAAGAAGCAGGAACGCCCTTCATAACCGGATGTTTCTTGTCCTCAACATTTACTTTTCCGGAAGCAAAAGTGGAAATGTAGTTTTTAAATCTTATCCCACCCATAAAATCGTGAAACCAGTTCCACATCGGATAGCCGTCAAATTCTCCCAATAAAGTGGCGTGGTGAAAACCGATCCAGCCACCTTTTCCTTCATTAATATATTTTTCAAAAGCAGCTGCCGCTGTCGGCGTCCAGGCATATGGCGGGAAATCCAGCTGTATAAAAAGCTGGTAATGACTGAGGTATTCCTCATTGATTTTTTCGGTATTCTGAATATAATCAATACTGAAATTCTTTTCTTTTGCCAGCTTATCAAGCCAGATTTTTGCCCCTTTGGAATAAGCAATATGATGACCGCCGTTTTCTGCAATCGCCAGCACTTTGAAAGCGGCAGGTTTTGTTTGGGCAACAGATTTCAGACTAAAAAATACAGTCAGAATATAAAAGAAAAGCGTGAAACCGATTTTCAAAAAAGTTTTCATAGCAAAATCGGTACGGTTTATTTCAGTGATTTGTCAATTTCGTTGAGCAGATAACCCTTTGGATCAGAATTATATTCCCAGAACATTACACCCGCTAATTTATTGTCAAGCACATACTTACATTTCTCAGCCACCGATTTTTCATCATCATAACCAATAAAAACTTTCGTTTTTTCATTGTACAAATAAGGTGCATGTGCAACGGTATCACGATATTCCTTATACCCTTTTTTATTGACCAAACTGTCTTTGATATAAGTATAGCCATCGATGTATTCTTTGGCAACAGAAGTTTCGCCAAGAACGATTTTTGAATCTTTTCCCAAAGTAAAAGCACGGCCATAAAATGGAATACCCACAACAATTTTACTTGCCGGAACGCCCGCTTTCAGGTATGCTTTCACACCATTATCTGTCGAACGGTTTGCTTTAAAACGGTCGGTTGGATATAAGCCTGCGTGATGAACTACCGTATCACCAGAGAATAGATCGTAAGTCATCAAGTTGACGTAATCAAGATATTCCTGCGCTTTGCCCATTTCAGAATGCGGAATAAATTCCTCCCAACCGGCAACCGCTGTTGTCAAAAGTTTTTTCTGTCCGTCTTCTTTTTCAAAAATATCAAGCTCTTTTCTGATCGCTTCAAACATCAATGTGAAATTGTGTTTGTCTTCCGGGCGATAAACATTTCCTGAATCACCGGGCATGGCGGGATATTCCCAATCTATATCGACACCGTCCAGTTTATATTTTTTGATGATTTCAACAGAACTTTTGGCGAATTTCGCTCTTGAACTATCCGTCAGCACAGCGTCAGAAAAACGTCCGCTCCATGCCCAGCCGCCGATTGAAATCAGGATTTTAAGATCTGGATTGATCTTTTTAAGCAGATTCAGTTTTCTAAAATTTGTAGAATCCGTTTTTTCATTGGTAAGAAACGCCAGTCCGTTTTCAACATTTACAAAAGCGTAATTGATATGTGTCAGCTTTTTGACATCAATTTTATCTGTATCAACCAGGCCATGGAAACCACCAACATATCCGATTACAACCGGTTTGGATTCTTTTGCTTCTTCTTTCTTTTTAGAATCGCAGGAAGTCAATGTGCTGCTGCTGAAAAAGGCTCCGGCAACCAACACAAGCAAGGCATTTTTGATGTTAAATCTTTTAGAAAAAGGATTCATTTGTACGGGTTTAGAAAATGTTATTTAAAAGAAAATGCTTTTGGGTTTTGTTGAAATCAAAAAAGCAGAACCCAAATTAAAGAAAAAACAACGATAATATTTGACGTTGTCTACTACGCCAGTCAGTAGTAATAATTTATACTTTTATTAATGATGACCGTAATTCTTTTCGCCGGCTGTCACCGCCACGGCAAGTATATTTTGTTTAGGCGGCAGGGGACAAGTGGCATAAGGTGTGAAAGCGCAAGGCGGATTATAGGCTTTGTTGAAATCCAGTGAAACATACCCATCTGCATCAGGTTTACTGGTATAGACAAATCGTCCACCACCGTACGTTTCTTTTTTGTTTGTTTTGTCGCCAAACAAAATGAAAAAACTATCACCTTCGCTCAACGCATCTAGACGGTATTCTTTGCTTTTCACATTAAAAACCAACACACCCGGAGATTCCTGCTCGCTAAGTCTTCCTGTCACATCAAGTATCGAAATTTTTCTACCAACTGTTGGTTCAAATTTTGCTTTTATCTTCCATTGTTCCGCTATTGGGAAACTTTCTATTCCCTTAAATTCTTTGAGATAAGGGCTATCCAAATCTTTTAAACGGATGGCATATTTTTCACCACGTTTGATCACAAACCATCTTAAAGTTTTGTGTTTAAGCACAATTTCCTGGTCCGAGGGAAAAATTGTTAGTTTAGTTACCAACTGATCATTCGCATAAATCTCAGCATCCGGTTTAGCAATTAGCGTAACCTTGCCATTTTCTAATATGAATTCTCCCAGGTTTGCAGGGCTTCTATCCGAAGGAAAGATGAATTTATTTGCAGCATCGCTACCAAAAGTATTTCTACCTTCATCCAGCCAGAACAGACCGGCGAGATTTAAATAACCCTGTTCTGATTTAAGTTCAATTATCCTCTCCTTGCGCCATTCCTTTATCTTATTTTCATAGTCAGAATCATTGATGAAACTAAACAGACAAAAGCCAAGTAAAACGGCTGGAATAACTTTGACAAACCGAAATATCATATTATAATTCATAAAATCAATCGTATTATATTCAAATATAAGAACTTAAAAATTTGTAAATCAGGATGTAAAACGCTTTTTATTTGTGAACAGATTTTATATAGTATATTAATTATATAGACTTTATATTTTATTAAAAATAAGTGTGTAATTTTGGCTCATAGTGATAACTGGAATTAGAAAAACTATGCTGTCAAAAGATCTCATCGATGCATATAAAAGTGAAGAACTCTCTACTGAGGCTTTTAAGGAATATAGATTAAGAAAAGGTGTTGTGTGTAAAAAATGTGGCAGCAAAGATCATTACTGGCTGTCTTCAAAACATCAGTTTCAATGTAAGAAATGCCGATTTCGCACTACTTTACAAAGTGGGACATTACTTGAAGGAAGCAAATTGCCGGTTTCCTACTTTTTTATTGCCTTACATTTATTGATCAAAAAAGGGAATGATCTCAAAATAGAAGAATTTCAACAGCAAACCGGGCATAAATACAGCGAACCATTATACGACTTTCTAAAAAAGATAAAACTCTATCTGAAAACAAATGATCAGAATTCTATTTTAATCGATTTTATCGAAGTTGTGAATGAAAACTTCATTTTGCAAAAAGCCGGATAACGCTTATCCGGCTTTCTGAATTTTCTTTTTATTGAATGACTTTTCGTTCTTTCAAATCATATTTCTGACCTTGTTTCAAAAAGAAAAATTGTCCCTGATAGTTCGTTTCAGGACCATTTCCGTCTGAGAACTTTCTTTCTCTTTTTGCTACAATCGTATTATAATCATAAACGGCAACATAAGATCTTCCAACGACTTCAAATATATCTTTCTGTACCACGATGGCCGTTGCTTCATCCAAACCAATACCAATGATTTCCGGAGACTGACGAATAAATTCTATCAAATCAAATTGTCTGTTCCTGCGTAACAAGTGTTGATCAATGGCAGAATTTTTCAAAAATCCGAGTCCCTGCGTATGATCACCAATTAATATATGCGCACCTTTTGTATCGCCTCTCCAAAGAAACGATCCCTGAATACTGGCCCCCGCAGATGTACCGGAAATGACACCGCCACGTTGCAGAACTTCCTGAAATGCCTTATGTGTTAGTGTGTTCAAATACGAATCTGCAATTCTCCATTGCCTACCTCCAACAAAATAGATGCCGGTCGCTGCCTTGATTGGGGCAACAAATTTTTCGCTGTTTGCCTCGGTTAAACTGCTGGTATGCAGCAATGTAACATTTTTAATACCCGTCTCTCTTTTCACCAGATCAACTGCATCCATTTTATAAAAACCAGAATCACCAGCCGCGGCAGTGATCACTACGATTCTGGCTTTGTCTTTTCCACCAGCGAGCTCAGTAAATTTGTTCCAGATTTCAGGTGTTGCTCCACCTCCCCCGATAATGATCAAAGATCCTTTTTCAGGTCCGTGTCGGGTAGGTGTTTCCTTAATGGTGATAGGTGTCTGTGAAAAGGACCGGGCTGAGAAAAACAGCAAAAATCCGAACAGGTAAATATTTCTTTTCATGATTACTGAATTACAAAATTAATTCTATCCACTCCTGTGTTTTTTGTAATCTTATCATAGCCATAAACCTGAACTTCGTACATCCCGATCGCATTCACATCCAGTATTCCTTCAAAAATATTGTCAACCGGCGTTATACCT
The nucleotide sequence above comes from Dyadobacter subterraneus. Encoded proteins:
- a CDS encoding ThuA domain-containing protein, with amino-acid sequence MKTFLKIGFTLFFYILTVFFSLKSVAQTKPAAFKVLAIAENGGHHIAYSKGAKIWLDKLAKEKNFSIDYIQNTEKINEEYLSHYQLFIQLDFPPYAWTPTAAAAFEKYINEGKGGWIGFHHATLLGEFDGYPMWNWFHDFMGGIRFKNYISTFASGKVNVEDKKHPVMKGVPASFVVKTEEWYTYDKSPRPNVHVIASVDESTYIPDSTKVKMGDHPVVWTNPKIAAKNVYIFMGHSPDLFENKAYTTLFQNAIFWAAKK
- a CDS encoding glycoside hydrolase family 18 protein; translation: MNPFSKRFNIKNALLVLVAGAFFSSSTLTSCDSKKKEEAKESKPVVIGYVGGFHGLVDTDKIDVKKLTHINYAFVNVENGLAFLTNEKTDSTNFRKLNLLKKINPDLKILISIGGWAWSGRFSDAVLTDSSRAKFAKSSVEIIKKYKLDGVDIDWEYPAMPGDSGNVYRPEDKHNFTLMFEAIRKELDIFEKEDGQKKLLTTAVAGWEEFIPHSEMGKAQEYLDYVNLMTYDLFSGDTVVHHAGLYPTDRFKANRSTDNGVKAYLKAGVPASKIVVGIPFYGRAFTLGKDSKIVLGETSVAKEYIDGYTYIKDSLVNKKGYKEYRDTVAHAPYLYNEKTKVFIGYDDEKSVAEKCKYVLDNKLAGVMFWEYNSDPKGYLLNEIDKSLK
- a CDS encoding DUF1684 domain-containing protein, whose translation is MNYNMIFRFVKVIPAVLLGFCLFSFINDSDYENKIKEWRKERIIELKSEQGYLNLAGLFWLDEGRNTFGSDAANKFIFPSDRSPANLGEFILENGKVTLIAKPDAEIYANDQLVTKLTIFPSDQEIVLKHKTLRWFVIKRGEKYAIRLKDLDSPYLKEFKGIESFPIAEQWKIKAKFEPTVGRKISILDVTGRLSEQESPGVLVFNVKSKEYRLDALSEGDSFFILFGDKTNKKETYGGGRFVYTSKPDADGYVSLDFNKAYNPPCAFTPYATCPLPPKQNILAVAVTAGEKNYGHH
- a CDS encoding transposase, coding for MLSKDLIDAYKSEELSTEAFKEYRLRKGVVCKKCGSKDHYWLSSKHQFQCKKCRFRTTLQSGTLLEGSKLPVSYFFIALHLLIKKGNDLKIEEFQQQTGHKYSEPLYDFLKKIKLYLKTNDQNSILIDFIEVVNENFILQKAG
- a CDS encoding cyanophycinase; protein product: MKRNIYLFGFLLFFSARSFSQTPITIKETPTRHGPEKGSLIIIGGGGATPEIWNKFTELAGGKDKARIVVITAAAGDSGFYKMDAVDLVKRETGIKNVTLLHTSSLTEANSEKFVAPIKAATGIYFVGGRQWRIADSYLNTLTHKAFQEVLQRGGVISGTSAGASIQGSFLWRGDTKGAHILIGDHTQGLGFLKNSAIDQHLLRRNRQFDLIEFIRQSPEIIGIGLDEATAIVVQKDIFEVVGRSYVAVYDYNTIVAKRERKFSDGNGPETNYQGQFFFLKQGQKYDLKERKVIQ